DNA sequence from the Xenopus tropicalis strain Nigerian chromosome 4, UCB_Xtro_10.0, whole genome shotgun sequence genome:
GAAACAGAATGGCAATGTGACAATCAAGCTGTCGTAGAAGCTTTTCATGGAACAAAAAAACAACCCTAAAAGGAGTCAGCACACTGCGCCTGAGCAGATATTGAAGAATATATTTGCAGTTCCTCAATTCTACCACAAGAGGGCCTATGTGCAAACAGAATAGCTCAAAGCAATATCCCACAAGATAAGTGAAAAAGAATAGGCCAGTTCAGGAGACAGGGGTGGGTGAATCTTGGTGAGCAACAGAAGCATGCgttttgtatgtataacttgttttccttctactttaatatgCATTTTGGGGCAAAAAGCATTTGAGCTTTTAAGAATGCTCAACAGACAGCAAAATAgcttaaaataagaaaaatgaagAGCAGGTGCTACATTGTCCACATTTTACTAAAATTTCATTTGAAACCTTTAATTACCTATTGTTCTGTTAAACATAACTAAAGGCTTAAGTCAGTATAAGATTCATTCAATACTATTATGGAATAGAGctgcatggtggctcagtggttagcacaATTTCTGTAAAGCCGTATTAAATGGCAAGAAAAGCAGAGTTACTGAGGGCTGGCAATTGTTAGGCTTCTCCCAGGGAAAAAATATGCATTGGCCAACTTAAAAATTGCTATAAAGCAGAGCTGCCCTCACATCTTACTTACCTTGCCCAGACAAACTCCTGCATGTCCGATAGAGGGCTGTATAAAATATTGGCACTCCAAGTGAATTGGGAAttccttgctctttaaaatacataacatattggcacccccagttattTGGAGGATCTCTGTCATTTAACATGTTTGTGCTATATAGAGGATAATATAAAGGTATATGGGAATGTACCAGTGCAATCATCTtgaataaaaaatagtttggtTTCACCTATTTGGTTGCCATGTGCAGACCAACAGGAGGCTGTGCCACTGGAGTGTGCAATGTGTTACATTATGTTGCATGTAATGAAAGAACTGTACCTGTGCTTTACCCAAAGGCAGCAATCCAATGCCAGAAAGGTCCAGGTCACTGATAGTCGTCACTGTTACAGTGTGGTTAGGGTGATCATACTGAACCGATTCACACTTAGATGTCACCAGCCCCTCCAGCTCATCAGTTTCCTCTGCAGGAGAGACAGAAATTAGCAAACTCTCAATAGCAAAGATGTGGGAGCCCAGCCTATTTTATCCTATTCTCACTCAGTATAACCCTCGCCACCTTGAGCTGCTGAGTTtgcagcaatatttttttattactgcatGAGTCACTTTAATACTGCATGGGTCTATAGTGCTATAGCTCTATATGGCGCTAAAAAACAAGGCTTACATTGTAAAAGCCAGCAACCCGCTGTAGCTACAGGCCTCTGAATCTGAAAGTTACACCACTTTGCTAACAGCTGCTTTTATACCTGAAAAGGTTAAGCTGACAATTCTAGATGTTTATACAAGTACTATAAAGGCTATCTATTTATGTCTATGTTATGTTATTTTTGTGAGATCATCTGTTCCATTAGCCATTAGAGATGTTGACCCTATCCTTAATGGATGTTTCTTTAGATATTCAGCctcttctaatttttttttttttggtgtctgGTAGTGTAACATGTTTGTTGGGTTGATTATCAGCCACAGTCCACAAGTTTTACACTTTCAGAATAACATTACAGAGTTTGCTGTATGTGGAAGTCTGCTTTGCAAAAATTCACATAAACCCAGAAAGCCATGTCAATTAAGGGAATGCTAATATTCACCCAGTGAAATCCATGGGCCATGTGTGCTGATGATAAGACAAAGGTGAAATGCTATAGTTACAGAgatcaatgtatgtatgtatgtataactttatttataaagcgccacaagggtacgcagcgctgtacaatcttacagaatacaaaattacacacagggaggacaagtgataaaataaataaatactatatatatatatattatatatatatatatatatacaagaaaaaTACAGGTTTCTTTAGATGCAAATGGTGAAGTTTAtttccgacgtttcagtccttacTTGGACTTTCGTCAGGTAAAGTCCAagtaaggactgaaacgttggaaataaACTTCACCGTTTGCATCTAAAGAAACCTGTATTTTTCTTGCCTGATTGGGAAAACCCTATGAGTGCCGACATTTTCTACTATATTGAATTTTtgagctctggcacctaggtctAGCAACATTATTAGGTGTGCTCCCCACtctggactctatatatatatatatataagtatatctataagtgccatgtggtatgagacacagtaggaaggaggtccctgccccgtagagcttacaatttaagaagttgggtaacatacaggcacaaagcggaaggtaagagtgcatcaggtatgggcattttcccttaagtgcaggactaggcaaagAATGCACTGCCAAAATATGTCAGGGGGCATTTATAAATGGCAGCTAAAGCCTTGGTACCATATGCCTTTATTACATTACTACTAATATATAAGACCGCTATACCTCAGGGAATTAACATTATGAACAGTATGTCCTCTAATTTCTAGCCATGTGCACAAGAATTTTCTATTGTGTGCGCTTTTAAGAGTGTGCATGGGTTGGTCCAACTAAGTACTTATATATGTGCTCCATGGTGTATATAGCCGGAGCGCATATATAGgaagacaaaaaatatatacaatagtgcaacaacgttgttgcactattgtatatattttttgtcttcCTATATATGCGCTCCGGCTATATACACCATGGAATTCgttttgggacccagtcaaaggggttgatctaAAGCGGAGCTGCAGAAAAGAAACAGTATACACACACGATTCGGTATACAAATTACACAAGATTGgagattacattacatttaaagcGCTGAGGACTTTGGTATTGTATTTACCTCACTACTTATATATGTGCGGTCACACAGAATCATATGGgagcaccacaatttgttgtttGCTTATCTTAACATTTGTGCACAGAACACAGGTTATACGGCTAACAGACCAAACAAGCTGCCAAACCAGAAGGAGAGTAAGGATATATCAGAGGGACATAATTTCACCTGCATAGGGCAGCTGGATAGAGGGATATAGTAGCAGGACTAAAGATGCCTTACTGCTGTCCTAACCAAAGATACACATTTTAAGGATAAAATTGATTGATACACTTTTACAAAAAGGGTTGAAAGTTCTGCACATAAAGCTACAGAGACTATTGCAGTTAACAATACAGTTTAGTAGAGCACAAAGCAAGTAGGTATAGGAGTACTCACCCAGCTCACACAGTGCTTCCTCTCTCTCCTTTAACATTTTCATATATTCCTTATGTCTCTAAAGAGGTATTATTACATgtggaaaagaaaacaaaatgcatcTGTTAAGGAAAATTACCCTACTTAATGCAATTTCTCTTTTCTTTGGTCTCTGAGTATAGGTAATGGTAAACAGAATTCTCACTGTGCTTAAAGAGAgaatgaaagttaaaaaaaaaaacaactgaggAATGGCAATTTGTTGGGTACCCCAAGTGACCCAAATGCTAATCCTTTCCCCCATGCATTGCAACTCTACCAGCCTATCTTTCTGCAGCACTGCCATGTTTTCCCAGAGAGGCATCCATTGTGCAGATTTAAGGTGGgtacatgtgcagtacagtagaCTTGCAAGATGCACAATACTACACAAGCACTGTAGCCTTCAGCAGTACCAACACGATACACTGAACAATATGCTGCAATAATTAACTGAAGGATGAGGACCCAATGCTTACTAACCTCCTCTCTCATCTTTTTCTGTTCTTCTTTAATCTTACGTTTGATTTCTTCCACGGCAGCTTTTCTCCTCTGCATCTTACGCTTGTGGAAACCAGTCAGGTATTCCCTGTAACACAAAGATGGGTTCTGGATATATGTATATTCTCATTAGGAAACTTCTGCACCCACCGGCTTGTAAATCAGCTGAAATTACTGTTGGATGATATTAACCTCCACAGCAAGTGCACCAATTTTCCTAACAGGAATTATATACCCCATGGTTTGAACCAGGAAGATGATTTAACTCCTGTGTTTAGATAGAATGTTTTTATCTTTGCATAGTGATACtttttatctatatatttgttttttttatgttttgtgttaAGAAAAGGGGTTTCCACTGAAAGGtggacttttaatataatgtatcaTATTGTGGATTGTTCTTTCTTCATTTAACCACTTCCATTTAAATCTGCAGATGTAAAAGTGCAAACAGTCCATGACATGCACAACTTATTGTGGGGCTATCCTCTCCTTTCCTCAGGTTAAAAATACAAGGAAGGGAGACAGACACCTACCCCAAAACATTGTCCACACAATACCCTGTTAGCACTTTATCTTATAGTCAAATATTTTAAGGAAAGGGTTTAATCCCCAGTTGGAAACTGGTGTCCTTGATTGCCTACCCAAGGCTCACCCTTTGCACAGAGCAGCAGCAGATAGCCCCCGGGGGTGCCAGGAAAGTGCTAAGTAACTGGTAACATATCTGCAGATAGCTCTGCCATGATTGTAAGTAAAGGCAAATCAGTTCCCAGGCAGGCAGATTTTTGCCTGATTTGACCCACAACACGATCACATTCCAGTATTTAGTACTGCCATCACTCACCTTCTCTTCTCCTCATCAAATGTCAGTTCCCGGCAGCTGGTTGagccttttttctgcttttttttccccattctctTACAATCTGAAGCGACTCTCCGAGTTTTTAAGTACAAGTTCTGTTATTGCTAGAAAAACAAGGAAGGATTACACTGGAACTGTATGTAAAGTTACTACACATTATATACAACAGGGAAGGAGGAACAATCTGCAAGTCACCTAAACCACACAGACCTTTATGAATTGCcccaataatatataataaacagtcgtttaaatgaaatatttttaatttttgtggttaGTAAACATACAAGACCAATGCATACCTACagccatctctctctctctctatatctatctagctgtctctctatatctatctagctgtctctctatatctatctagctgtctctctatatctatctagctgtctctctatatctatctagctgtctctctatatctatctagctgtctctctatatctatctagctggctctctatatctatctagctGGCTCTCTATATCTAGCTGGCTCTCTATATCTAGCTGGCTCTCTCTTGCAAGCATGTGTACACAGGGCAGCCATCAGGGTATTAATGGGCCGGGCTATCCCGCACTTACAGGGGTGACCAGCCCGAATGCTGTCAGTTAGCTGCAAACTTCCCAAGCGATTTTGGTTGCTAGTATGCCTGCATGGCCCCAACCCTACACGGCTTTCACACTGCCCAACACTGCAGTTTTCCTAACGCAGTCCCACAGCCCGCACTGCCCTATCGCTACTTACACCTCCAGCAAAGCGGTAAGTGCAGCTCCCCAGCCGTGCGTCTCACAGGAGAtcccaagtctcatcacgcgagactgacGGCAATACCGTACGCATGCGCAGAGAGCCGCTGTGGGGGTGGCGAGTAGGGTAACGCAGTCGGAAACTGCTACAAAGTTGCGCTACATCCACTCAGCATCAATTTTTGTTGTGCACGCACTTTCTACTTCTGTTACTGAACAGAAAcaggtgtaaccctttcttggcacactggCTTCTTTTGGCCTGTATACTTGTTTCAATAGGAAATTTGGTTCCCTTTGGAAATattgggaactgggattttagcgcagtgcctccacctagtggacagaGCGCACCTAAAGGGGATTtacactaggaaataatcacacacaatttgcagcaaatatcaacttcaTATAATGTTGTGTAAATAAAATAGTgttaacatgcaaacagtaataaccctgctttggaaacctgtgtggttttagccactactggctcagtctctctgacaacacagtcccacactccactcttggaggaaataccctttcccagttcagtcctggcaaagtccttCCCCAGAGCTTTTTCAGTTTCCCCAgctagcgctacctgccccaaagtacctctccctttggaataggcagttgctcccactaGCAGGCCcggagaaacacctgtcctcacacaggggacacacacagtagACTGTCAATACCtttcctcagatggatcactcactggggatccgcGGGGGTAAAGGCATCTAACAGCAGTAAAGCCGATCTGTCTCTGCAGGCTTGCACCCCTGATGCCAAGCAGAGCTCCTCTCAGCATTTACCCTCTCACTACTGCTTGGATGGTCTCTGTCTCAAAacaacaacaggggctccctttataaacccccgatttttggctccaaacctaggcacaccttctctctcccaacagtgccctggggcatccagccaatcaggtttctccccagtctgtagcggGGCTAGATgatatcacagactgagaaacaggggaaaaaGTGTTCTCTAATCCCCTACGCAGGAAAGACTCAACTTTCATGTTGGTTTCTCGCCATGCCTCCGGCTACCTAATGTCCCAGTTTCCTTAGTATTTGTTGCTCAGAGTTTCGAATTGTGCCagggaactttaaaaaaaatgctctttCCTGGTTGCCAACAGTACC
Encoded proteins:
- the nol12 gene encoding nucleolar protein 12 isoform X2, producing the protein MGKKKQKKGSTSCRELTFDEEKRREYLTGFHKRKMQRRKAAVEEIKRKIKEEQKKMREERHKEYMKMLKEREEALCELEETDELEGLVTSKCESVQYDHPNHTVTVTTISDLDLSGIGLLPLGKAQEEEEENEKDADEEQPKSSVSLPKKAGDPFLSKKICSLTASLHARSQRKAGKRPSRTNDKKKQTSGKQVSGRTSKAQRRKQTGKIGRNRD
- the nol12 gene encoding nucleolar protein 12: MGKKKQKKGSTSCRELTFDEEKRREYLTGFHKRKMQRRKAAVEEIKRKIKEEQKKMREERHKEYMKMLKEREEALCELEETDELEGLVTSKCESVQYDHPNHTVTVTTISDLDLSGIGLLPLGKAQQEEEEENEKDADEEQPKSSVSLPKKAGDPFLSKKICSLTASLHARSQRKAGKRPSRTNDKKKQTSGKQVSGRTSKAQRRKQTGKIGRNRD